The stretch of DNA TGTATATCTTATGTACAAAATACATTGAATATGAATTTCTTTACAGCTAACCGTTTTGAacgtcaaaacaaaaaatttaaaacttcagCTTTTATTTTGAATGCGAGAAAACGATACCCCAACAACTAACTTCACAGTAGCATCAAATAAACCTATGCAGTATCGAATTTTCCCCTTAGCCCATTCTTGGTGTGAATATGGGTTGGTTTACATGCATAAAAACTCATAATAGACAAATCCGTGCTTactgaatatttaattttttaacccTCATAAATGTTACAAAAGAGCTTTCACCAATAAATAAGCCAAGCAACCAGAGTCGCGGCTAGTTCTTAACCAGACTAAACCCATATGCATCGAACACCATTTCCACATAAAAGCCTTGCAAAACTCACAATCTACCATGCAAGCATATATAGAATTAGGCCAGACCAGAGGATGTACACAAACGCGTAATGATTCGAGCAAAATTGTTGGGATTTCTGAACTTCATCCTACAATGGCACGTCTGATTTCGCCGAATCTTGAGCTACAAAATTTACACCAGAACAAGAAGAGAGTGAGTGGGAGAAATTTTTCCATAAGTTCACAAAACAACTTCCAATCAAGAAGGCAGAGTTTCTCCAACTTCAAACAATTAAGTTCAAATAAAGAATCACACATCcgaaatcacaaaaaaaaatttccctcAAATATTGCGCCATATATATCAATGTTCATAATTCATAAACTAACACATAATCAAAGATCACCTTGTGACGGTGGCGGAACAACAACAACGTGCATATTTGCATTATTGGGTGGAAGCTGCAGACGGAGAGGATAAAGCTTCCCGTTCAACGGGCTTCGAGTGCAGACCATAATGCCTTCGAGGCCTAACTCAGACTCAAGCCTCGTCGTTAACTCGTGCACATCATTTCCCTTGAAAGAAATACAGAGCTCCTCGAACCCCTCGTCCACTTCTCCATATTCATTAGCGATGTGAAAATAAATCAATCTGCCATCACTCGCCTTCGGTGGTGAACTAACTAAAGAGTCATTTGACTGCACCAAAGTACCAACAACTTCAGGATGAGATATTCCCATCAAAATTTGCCTTGGACTAaactttgtttttttaaaacatttcgaGTGACAGAATTcaaaatcaatcatattttaatatttgatcaCTTTTACAAGAAGTCAAATCTTGCAGACTACAATCATTCTAATGTTGGCGTGGTTTGTAGAATGTGTTTACCAGTGGATATACATAAATTTagaatttgatcattttattaaatgataattGGATTTATAAGAATAGTTTATTTCTAGTTGAGAATTATAAGATAACTTCCACAATTTCTgatcgaatttcaacttttataCTTACCTCTCGACCAGAAAAACTGCCAGACATGGGCGACGGCGTGGTGGAAGGCGAGCTAGTTTCTGAAGCAAAAGATTCTTCTTTACCCACCGGCGACTGCTCCAGCAGAATTTCCACCATATGAACCTCCCACAGAATCCACTCCTGGGTCGCCGTCCGATGCGGGATATCATGCGTGACCGAATTCCTCCACGGCGGCAGACCCCCATTCGCCCTCAGAAACTGCCCATACCTAGTCTTCAACTTAACGGCGCCGTTCTCCCTGATTGGCTCCCACTCGACAGAGCTGTCGAGCCTGCTAGGGCGCGTCTGGGTCACTTTCCGGCCAGTCATCCCAAGAAGAAACGGCTGATTCGACGCCGTCAAGTACTTGTTGTAGCAGCTCCTGAGTCGAATAACGTTGTCCGAATTCTCGACAAACTCGACCGTCCATTTACAAGACTTGGCGGCGCCGTTGCGATCTTGGTTGACAGATTCCTCGTCTTCCTCCGCGTTCAAGTACTTGTCGTGGCAACTCTTCAGGCGGACTGTTCTTGCATTCTGGAATAAGTCCATTGCTGGTGCTCGTTGGATTGAAAACTTCGAACTCAGCTTCTgctcaaaaaaaacaaaaaacaaaaaacaaaaaaattgcgTGAAGATGAATGATTGGCTTCTGAATAATTTCCCTTAATTTGTCCAAGACGAAGAAGATAAGCGACAGGTAGGGTGGATCGTACAGGGACAAGATTTCATGCCGGGGGGTATTTAATGTAGGAATACATATCCAACTAATTAAAATTCGTTTCTATTTTagaatattcaattattatttttcctcaaaaaataaatatgcttCAACAAAAGAATCTAAAATCATCAAGAAATTGATGNAATATACATAAAAGTAtatatttcaataaatattaatgtatgaatttgaattttctttCATTTAAATTTGCATAGACAAAAGTGGCCGGGATagaatattgaatttttaaaaaagaataattttgcatgaacttttcatttttttgtaaattataAACCAAAATGATAAGTTAcgaaagaatatttatttttttttatacaaaaatccAAAACGAAAAGGTAATATAGGATATACCGAAAGGTGGAAATTCTGACCTAATTAGAATGAGCGTAATACATACGATATTCCAATGAGCATAACTTGCACGAAACCATAAATGACTAAAGAGTAAGTATCTTGTcagacggtatcacgaatctttatttgtgagatgggtcaaccctatcaatattcacaataaaaagtaatactcttaac from Primulina huaijiensis isolate GDHJ02 unplaced genomic scaffold, ASM1229523v2 scaffold43241, whole genome shotgun sequence encodes:
- the LOC140969981 gene encoding uncharacterized protein, translating into MEFFKDAKAVRLRSHLNKYLAADDDQISTRQSRSASARRSRWLVELVDGNSHVVRLKSCFNRYLTASSDHFLIGMTGKKVSQTSPENPDKDLTIEWQPIRDGFQVKLRAFGGTYLRANGGTPPWRNSVTHDNPHAATTHDWVMWDVEVVEVPEDEAVADYWSMVSSFSSVSDEISGLQLGFESPVSVRSGLSDSASPSPRFSMKKKLSSKFSIQRAPAMDLFQNARTVRLKSCHDKYLNAEEDEESVNQDRNGAAKSCKWTVEFVENSDNVIRLRSCYNKYLTASNQPFLLGMTGRKVTQTRPSRLDSSVEWEPIRENGAVKLKTRYGQFLRANGGLPPWRNSVTHDIPHRTATQEWILWEVHMVEILLEQSPVGKEESFASETSSPSTTPSPMSGSFSGRESNDSLVSSPPKASDGRLIYFHIANEYGEVDEGFEELCISFKGNDVHELTTRLESELGLEGIMVCTRSPLNGKLYPLRLQLPPNNANMHVVVVPPPSQAQDSAKSDVPL